In Electrophorus electricus isolate fEleEle1 chromosome 18, fEleEle1.pri, whole genome shotgun sequence, one genomic interval encodes:
- the cfap57 gene encoding cilia- and flagella-associated protein 57, whose amino-acid sequence MAAVAVQSHFIFGVRTGVTNNLLFFDEQTVIFPCGNNCVRYNIDQGCQKFIPGTERSRAMQALAISANRRYLAVSERGDKATITVYDLQYEQSRKRKVLTGGEVPVHEFVCMAFSPDSKYLIGQAGGPEWTLFYWVWEKHKVMATVKTTNTGPISQVSFNPQDNTQICVSGNGVFKLFHYAEGALKQSSLIKLDTQNVLSHAWMSEERLIAGTAAGRLLVFESDDLRWETSVTSKASTQEAEKQAKKSRSEETPPEPALLPRITAIVAYSKGFACSAGPGTVCLFEKTEEKDSYRKTREIRIPADLCTNEPGQAEQQEVSTLCLNPSEETLAASTNRGQLYHISLFTAEMSKGEQAQFEFLSHSFHSGVITGLSVCIRKPLIATCSLDNSVRIWNFETNALELYKEFQEESYSVALHPSGLFLLVGFSDKMRLMNLLIDDIRTVKEFTVRGCRECAFSQGGHMFAAVNGNVIHIYSATTFDNILNLKGHNRKVRSIAWNADDSRVVSCGLDGAVYEWNALSGKRESESVLKSCGYIAVALSPDSKTAFVVGNDCTLKEIQDWQILREMASNDAPYTAVAMTHSGRALFTGTAIGTVRAIKYPLPLKKDWIEYQGHSAPITKMAITFDDQYLLSASEDGCLLIWKIIDKEGRGLKRDKEIIYAEEILITKSDLEEKNHFMLELKTRVKELKVENEYQLRVKDMNYNEKIKELSEKFIQQIESLKTKNQMLKTEKEKQEVSHQEALNEVMEKHSKELQDLESTNNQKLMLEYEKHQELQLKSQRMQESYEEKLQELEVARHRALEDMQQLYEAKLQEKEQVLGQCQDKSWQQVREFEEMKKQMEEDGDLELQDISIHYERELHEKKEANLRLKGEKGLMENKLSSLQEEMSKRNQEIKKLKVDQQKLQAVIKSLEKDIMALKREIQERDETIQDKEKRIYDLKNKNQELEKFKFVLDYKIKDLKTQIEPRENEIKEMKEQIQEMEGELEQFNKKNTKLELTITELKLKLKASDKEMHKKMQRVTDIEALVCRFKTDLHNCVGFIQEPKKLKDSIRELYERYVQQSDVVEIVGLDADIQQEFSRQREHLDRTVASLKRKLVKDAEVHRGRHVKIMKENVWLIKEINELRKELHLARAHAHNIETQAGIGRRSKSESSTHLKSTAEGAATRLNLEAERIIQLQRAEIRSLQHMLHSQGQAPPLTAPSPGTKLPTLTM is encoded by the exons ATGGCAGCAGTTGCGGTACAGTCCCACTTCATATTTGGTGTGCGTACAGGAGTAACAAATAATTTGCTATTTTTCGATGAGCAAACAGTTATATTCCCATGTGGAAACAACTGCGTGCGCTACAACATTGACCAGGGATGTCAGAAGTTCATTCCAG GCACAGAACGGAGCCGGGCCATGCAGGCGTTGGCCATCAGCGCCAACCGGCGATACCTTGCCGTGTCAGAGCGTGGCGACAAGGCTACCATCACCGTGTACGACCTACAGTACGAGCAGAGCCGGAAAAGAAAGGTTCTGACCGGGGGAGAAGTTCCAGTGCATGAGTTCGTCTGCATGGCCTTCTCACCCGACTCCAAATACCTCATAGGCCAGGCTGGAGGCCCAGAATGGACCTTGTTTTACTGGGTGTGGGAGAAGCATAAGGTGATGGCCACAGTAAAGACCACAAACACCGGCCCCATCAGTCAG GTCAGTTTCAATCCCCAGGACAACACCCAGATCTGTGTGAGCGGTAATGGGGTGTTTAAGCTCTTTCACTACGCTGAAGGAGCCTTGAAGCAGTCCAGTCTCATAAAACTCGACACACAAAATGTCCTGTCTCACGCCTGGATGTCTGAGGAGCGGCTCATCGCCGGCACGGCAGCGGGACGCCTGCTGGTTTTTGAGTCAGATGACCTACGCTGGGAGACGAGTGTGACAAGCAAGGCGTCCACGCAGGAGGCTGAGAA ACAAGCTAAGAAGAGCAGGTCCGAGGAAACGCCCCCAGAACCCGCTCTGTTGCCGCGGATAACGGCCATCGTAGCCTACTCTAAGGGTTTCGCCTGCTCAGCCGGCCCAGGCACTGTGTGCCTCTTTGAGAAGACGGAGGAGAAGGACAGCTACAGGAAGACCCGGGAAATAAGG ATCCCGGCCGACCTGTGCACCAATGAGCCGGGCCAGGCAGAGCAGCAGGAGGTCTCCACGCTGTGCCTCAATCCCTCGGAGGAGACCCTGGCTGCCAGCACCAACCGTGGCCAGCTCTACCACATCTCCCTCTTCACGGCCGAGATGAGCAAG GGTGAGCAGGCCCAATTCGAGTTCCTCTCCCATTCATTCCACTCTGGGGTCATTACcggcctgtctgtctgcatacGGAAACCCCTCATCGCCACCTGCTCGCTAGACAACTCAGTGCGCATCTGGAACTTCGAGACCAA TGCTCTGGAGCTGTATAAGGAGTTCCAGGAGGAGTCGTACAGTGTGGCCCTGCACCCTTCCGGACTCTTCCTCCTGGTTGGCTTCTCTGACAAGATGCGTCTCATGAACCTGCTCATCGATGACATCCGCACAGTCAAGGAGTTCACCGTGCGCGGTTGCCGCGAG TGTGCCTTCAGCCAGGGGGGCCACATGTTTGCCGCTGTCAACGGCAATGTGATTCACATCTACTCCGCCACAACCTTCGACAACATCCTGAATCTGAAGGGCCATAACAGAAAG GTGCGGTCGATCGCATGGAACGCAGACGACAGCCGAGTGGTGTCGTGTGGGCTGGATGGCGCCGTGTACGAATGGAACGCGCTCAGTGGCAAGCGCGAGTCCGAGAGCGTGCTCAAGTCTTGTGGCTACATCGCTGTGGCCCTCTCCCCCGACTCCAAGACGGCATTCGTTGTGGGGAATGACTGCACGCTGAAGGAGATCCAGGACTGGCAG ATCTTGAGAGAAATGGCTTCAAATGACGCTCCCTACACAGCAGTGGCCATGACCCACTCAGGCCGGGCACTCTTCACGGGCACCGCCATTGGCACCGTGAGAGCCATCAAATACCCTTTGCCCTTGAAAAAGGACTGGATAGAGTACCAGGGCCATTCTGCTCCCATCACGAAA ATGGCCATCACGTTTGATGACCAGTACCTACTGTCCGCTTCAGAGGATGGGTGCCTGCTCATCTGGAAGATCATCGACAAGGAAGGGCGTGGGttgaagagagacaaagaaattaTCTATGCAGAGGAGATCCTCATTACCAAGAGTGATCTGGAGGAAAAG AACCACTTCATGCTGGAGCTAAAGACCAGGGTGAAGGAGCTGAAGGTGGAGAACGAGTACCAGCTGCGTGTTAAGGACATGAACTACAATGAGAAGATCAAGGAGCTCTCAGAGAAGTTCATACAGCAGATAGAGTCTCTAAAAACCAAGAACCAG ATGCTGAAGACCgagaaggagaaacaggagGTGTCTCACCAGGAAGCCCTGAATGAGGTCATGGAGAAACACAGCAAAGAGCTGCAGGACCTGG AGTCCACGAACAACCAGAAGCTGATGCTGGAGTACGAGAAACACCAGGAGCTGCAGCTGAAGTCACAGCGCATGCAGGAGAGCTACGAGGAGAAGCTGCAAGAGCTGGAGGTGGCCAGGCACCGTGCCCTGGAGGACATGCAGCAGCTGTATGAGGCCAAGctgcaggagaaggagcaggtgCTGGGCCAG TGTCAGGACAAGTCATGGCAGCAGGTGCGAGAGTTTGAAGAGATGAAGAAGCAGATGGAGGAGGATGGTGACCTTGAGCTGCAGGACATCAGCATCCACTATGAGCGCGAGCTGCATGAAAAGAAGGAGGCTAATCTCAGGCTCAAGGGGGAGAAGGGGCTCATGGAGAACAAG TTAAGTAGTCTGCAGGAGGAGATGAGCAAGAGGAACCAGGAGATCAAGAAGCTGAAGGTGGATCAACAGAAGCTGCAGGCAGTGATCAAGTCTCTGGAGAAGGACATCATGGCCCTGAAAAGGGAGATCCAGGAAAGGGACGAGACCATCCAGGACAAG GAAAAACGCATCTATGATCTGAAAAATAAGaaccaggagctggagaagttcaaATTTGTGCTAGACTATAAAATCAAAGACCTGAAGACCCAGATTGAGCCGAGAGAGAATGAGATCAAAGAGATGAAGGAGCAGATCCAAGAG aTGGAGGGTGAACTGGAGCAGTTCAACAAGAAGAACACCAAGCTGGAGCTGACTATCACTGAATTGAAGCTGAAACTGAAAGCCTCAgacaaagaaatgcacaaaaagaTGCAGAGG GTTACGGACATAGAGGCCCTGGTCTGCAGGTTTAAGACGGACCTCCACAACTGCGTGGGCTTCATCCAAGAACCCAAAAAGCTAAAGGACAGCATCCGCGAGCTATACGAACGCTACGTCCAACAGTCTGATGTG GTGGAGATTGTCGGGTTGGACGCAGACATCCAGCAAGAGTtcagcaggcagagagagcacCTGGATAGGACCGTGGCCTCTCTGAAGCGCAAACTGGTCAAGGACGCGGAAGTGCACAGAGGACGCCACGTCAAGATCATGAAG GAGAACGTCTGGCTGATTAAAGAGATCAACGAGCTACGCAAGGAGCTGCATCTGGCCCGAGCACACGCCCACAACATCGAGACACAAGCAGGCATCGGTAGGAGGAGCAAGTCCGAGAGCTCCACCCACCTCAAGT CAACGGCGGAAGGGGCAGCAACGCGGCTGAACTTGGAGGCAGAGCGGATCATCCAGTTGCAGCGTGCCGAGATCCGCAGTCTGCAGCACATGCTCCACAGCCAGGGTCAAGCTCCGCCCCTGACGGCACCATCGCCAGGCACCAAACTGCCCACCCTGACCATGTGA
- the tmem125b gene encoding transmembrane protein 125, with translation MSRRDMSELETLPPRVHRPDLHPRVDPALLLRQDVDQQVELWWFGEPCVSLLCYSSSVALVLALGLAGVALLWWAGSATGVSAAWRLAVGSTLCLLALVVLLKQLLSSAVQDMGCVRDRRRILALRSGGSADPLLLLAAGLALVAGGAALLGLGRSDATPCGAALLSTGAAVVLSVAAYRAVVYVRGQRTGRRRRRRVRVYTVTGQRAQPWRDSASSQSGLI, from the coding sequence ATGAGCCGGCGTGACATGTCCGAGCTGGAGACCCTCCCACCGCGGGTCCACCGGCCGGACCTCCACCCGCGAGTGGATCCCGCACTTCTGCTGCGGCAGGACGTGGACCAGCAGGTGGAGCTGTGGTGGTTCGGCGAGCCATGCGTCTCGCTGCTGTGCTACAGCTCCTCGGTGGCTCTGGTGCTGGCCCTGGGCTTGGCCGGCGTGGCACTCCTGTGGTGGGCAGGCTCGGCGACTGGGGTTTCGGCGGCGTGGCGACTGGCCGTGGGCTCCACACTGTGCCTCCTGGCCCTGGTTGTGCTGCTCAAGCAGCTGCTCAGCTCGGCCGTGCAGGACATGGGCTGTGTACGCGACCGCAGACGAATCCTGGCCCTGCGCAGTGGGGGAAGCGCTGACCCCTTGCTCCTGCTCGCCGCAGGGCTGGCGCTGGTTGCAGGCGGGGCTGCGCTGCTCGGCCTTGGCCGCAGCGACGCGACGCCTTGCGGCGCTGCGCTCCTGTCCACTGGAGCCGCTGTGGTGCTGAGCGTGGCCGCATACAGAGCAGTGGTGTACGTACGggggcagaggacaggaagaagaaggcggaggagggtgagggtgtaTACCGTGACGGGGCAGAGGGCTCAGCCATGGAGAGACTCAGCCTCCAGTCAATCAGGTCTCATAtaa
- the LOC118242934 gene encoding uncharacterized protein LOC118242934 yields the protein MILKADLTKDLVSSILGIFGNMGIRTSMLQLLYLWVVISVCGCIPFIQGQNEINELEQHFQHTEQVQSTNEQERLQRKLLLKDDVQSKILNATNPKVAVDSNSGNWTILVGVLLSVLSVAFLIVLLVKFRVFHRYLGGYRDALLPEEDAVSQFSHIGTIAENFPDCSLSDREAYSRGRDDDDDGFIEDNYIDSSKRYTAEEQVEKESDDELDIQFSIE from the exons ATGATTCTGAAAGCAGATTTAACAAAGGATTTAGTCAGCAGTATTTTG GGCATTTTTGGAAATATGGGCATCAGGACCTCTATGCTCCAGCTCCTGTATCTTTGGGTAGTGATCAGTGTATGTGGGTGCATACCTTTCATACAAGGACAGAACGAGATCAACGAGCTAGAACAGCACTTCCAACACACTG AACAAGTACAAAGTACAAACGAGCAGGAAAGATTACAAAGGAAGCTGCTCTTAAAGGATGACGTACAGTCAAAAATCCTAAACg CTACGAACCCCAAGGTTGCAGTCGATTCAAACTCGGGTAACTGGACTATACTTGTCGGCGTATTGCTCTCGGTACTTTCCGTCGCCTTCCTGATAGTCTTGCTCGTCAAGTTCCGTGTCTTTCATCGCTACCTGGGCGGCTACAGGGATGCTCTTCTCCCGGAGGAAGACGCCGTCAGCCAGTTCAGTCATATTGGAACCATCGCGGAAAACTTTCCCGATTGCAGTTTGAGTGACCGTGAGGCTTATTCTCGTGGTCgtgacgacgacgacgatggCTTTATCGAGGACAATTACATCGATTCCAGTAAAAGGTACACGGCTGAGGAGCAGGTAGAGAAGGAGAGTGACGATGAGCTGGATATTCAGTTCTCAATTGAATGA
- the LOC113570141 gene encoding protein shisa-like-2A, with translation MSAACSSYYNAENVLVNAFTCPKPGSDERAVFCCGFNDIKYCCDDPNSFFPYEYGYMWWLSVGALVGLSIAAVVLLAFLVTLCVLCYLFIATKPNRLESGLPLSAPEPSPDPGHSAGPRGFWKHFPSSKLDCANQPAEPERLFQRCFVGTGTRVNVERPS, from the exons ATGAGTGCGGCATGTTCAAGTTACTACAATGCGGAGAATGTGTTGGTCAATGCTTTCACCTGTCCGAAACCGGGAAGTGATGAGCgtgctgtgttctgctgtggaTTTAACGACATCAAATATTGCTGTGACGACCCGAACAGCTTTTTTCCATATGAGTATGGATATATGTGGTGGTTAAG tgttgGGGCTCTGGTGGGTCTGTCTATAGCTGCTGTTGTCCTGCTGGCCTTCCTTgtcactctctgtgtcctctgttACCTCTTCATCGCTACTAAGCCCAATCGGCTGGAGAGTGGCCTTCCACTCAGTGCGCCTG AACCAAGCCCCGATCCCGGCCATTCTGCTGGACCTCGGGGTTTCTGGAAACATTTCCCAAGCAGTAAACTGGACTGTGCCAACCAGCCGGCTGAGCCCGAGCGCCTCTTTCAACGCTGCTTCGTGGGTACTGGCACCAGAGTGAACGTGGAAAGACCCTCGTAG